One genomic segment of Sander lucioperca isolate FBNREF2018 chromosome 10, SLUC_FBN_1.2, whole genome shotgun sequence includes these proteins:
- the LOC118496017 gene encoding CD209 antigen-like protein B: MNRKPQEEIEEIDEEEDDYVNTPAWTVDKVVAPPDQRSLFFTQSFPLIAVCWLILLVIMGLRIHFTSVISENDAKLTAEIQQLETLMQHLNLSKDNETLLAAIQHLTNLNDKLSSDNEKLRRDYDDLTAVTNWNKLNVSRAQWSIDAYCPKTHKVRQCKGCQNGWRLSGSNCYVIHNAKPADQKTWEEAREDCRGKSSDLVVVHNEEEKTALNTYSVGSSGTDGYWFGLRAEGGRWKWIDGSNLTESYWTPQPPPTATDGQCVMSVQNVGWRSVNCTEKKQWICIMKAVSV; encoded by the exons AGGAAATCgatgaagaggaagatgacTATGTTAATACTCCAGCCTGGACTGTGGATAAAGTGGTAGCCCCTCCAG accagagGTCTCTCTTCTTCACTCAGTCTTTTCCACTGATAGCAGTGTGTTGGCTGATACTGTTAGTCATCATGGGCCTTCGTATCCACT TTACTTCTGTCATTTCTGAAAACGACGCCAAGCTGACGGCAGAAATCCAGCAGCTGGAGACACTGATGCAGCATCTGAATTTATCCAAAGACAACGAGACTCTACTGGCTGCCATTCAGCACCTGACAAATCTCAACGACAAACTGAGCTCAGACAATGAGAAGTTGAGGAGGGACTACGATGATCTGACAGCAGTAACAAACTGGAATAAACTCAACGTCAGTCGAGCTCAGTGGAGCATTGATGCCTACTGTCCCAAAACACATAAAG TGAGACAGTGTAAAGGTTGTCAGAATGGCTGGAGACTCAGTGGGTCTAACTGCTATGTGATTCATAACGCTAAACCTGCTGATCAGAAAACCTGGGAAGAAGCTCGAGAAGACTGTAGAGGAAAGAGTTCAGATTTGGTTGTTGTacataatgaagaggaaaag ACTGCTCTCAATACATACAGCGTGGGTAGTTCAGGAACTGATGGATACTGGTTTGGCCTGAGAGCTGAAGGTGGGAGATGGAAGTGGATTGATGGAAGTAATCTGACTGAAAG CTACTGGACACCACAACCTCCTCCTACTGCTACTGATGGTCAGTGTGTAATGTCTGTCCAGAACGTAGGATGGAGATCAGTGAACTGTACTGAGAAAAAACAATGGATCTGCATAATGAAGGCTGTATCTGTTTAA
- the LOC118496016 gene encoding C-type lectin domain family 10 member A-like, producing MNRSPQGEIEEIEEEYNYVDAPAWTVDKVAAPPDQRSLFFTQSFPPIAVCWLILLVIMGLRIHFTSVNSESNAKLTAVNQQLETLTQHLNLTLLAAHGNLGRYCNNLTVQFDLLTQNYTVLESKIKDLTAVNQQLVTQRNNLTEQIQNMETNWNKLNVSRAQWSIDAYCPKTNNVQLCRACQEGWRLNQTSCYVVHDAVSTSGHNTWEEAREVCRRESSDFVTVHNQEEQYALNYYSWYSTLTIGYWIGLRAEGGRWKWIDGSNLTVSYWTQQPHPFPGQCVMSVQNVGWRSVSCNKRKRWICKKKALSV from the exons ATGAACAGAAGTCCACAGGGGGAAATTG AGGAAATTGAAGAAGAATATAACTATGTTGATGCACCAGCCTGGACTGTGGATAAAGTGGCAGCCCCTCCAG accagagGTCTCTCTTCTTCACTCAGTCTTTTCCACCGATAGCAGTGTGTTGGCTGATACTGTTAGTCATCATGGGCCTTCGTATCCACT TTACTTCTGTCAATTCTGAAAGCAACGCCAAGCTGACTGCAGTAAACCAGCAGCTGGAGACACTGACGCAGCATCTGAACTTGACTTTATTGGCTGCACATGGAAACTTGGGGAGGTACTGCAACAATCTGACTGTCCAGTTTGATCTCCTGACACAAAACTATACTGTCTTAGAAAGCAAGATCAAAGACCTGACTGCAGTGAACCAGCAGCTGGTGACACAGAGGAACAACTTAACAgaacaaatacaaaacatgGAGACAAACTGGAATAAACTCAACGTCAGTCGAGCTCAGTGGAGCATTGATGCCTACTGCCCCAAAACAAATAACG TGCAACTGTGTAGAGCCTGTCAGGAGGGCTGGAGACTCAACCAGACCAGCTGCTATGTGGTTCATGACGCTGTTTCTACTTCTGGTCATAACACCTGGGAAGAAGCTCGAGAAGTATGCAGAAGAGAAAGTTCAGATTTCGTCACTGTACATAATCAAGAGGAACAG tATGCACTCAATTATTACAGCTGGTACAGTACATTAACCATTGGATACTGGATTGGCCTGAGAGCTGAAGGTGGGAGATGGAAGTGGATTGATGGAAGTAATCTGACTGTAAG CTACTGGACACAACAACCACATCCTTTTCCCGGTCAGTGTGTAATGTCTGTCCAGAACGTAGGATGGAGATCAGTGAGctgtaataaaagaaaaagatggaTCTGCAAAAAGAAAGCTTTATCTGTTTAA